A portion of the Flavobacterium limnophilum genome contains these proteins:
- a CDS encoding thiol-disulfide oxidoreductase DCC family protein has protein sequence MLNLPPNKKIILFDGVCNLCDSAVQFVIQHDKKDVFRFVALQSDLGQEILNHIGINPKNIDSIILYEPGIAYYYKSEAALQIAKNLGGFWHFGTVFRIIPTSISNQVYDYVAKNRYKWYGKKESCLIPTPELKSKFL, from the coding sequence ATGCTCAACCTCCCTCCCAACAAAAAAATAATCCTCTTTGACGGCGTTTGCAATTTATGCGACTCAGCGGTGCAATTCGTGATTCAACACGACAAGAAAGACGTGTTTCGATTCGTGGCCTTGCAATCGGACTTGGGACAAGAAATTTTGAATCATATTGGAATAAATCCAAAGAATATCGACAGCATCATTTTGTACGAACCTGGAATTGCCTATTATTACAAATCGGAAGCGGCATTGCAAATTGCCAAAAATTTGGGCGGATTCTGGCATTTCGGAACTGTTTTCAGGATTATTCCAACCAGTATCAGCAACCAAGTTTACGATTACGTTGCCAAGAATAGGTACAAGTGGTATGGCAAAAAAGAAAGCTGCCTGATACCAACTCCCGAACTAAAATCAAAATTTTTGTAA